In Ruminiclostridium papyrosolvens DSM 2782, the following proteins share a genomic window:
- a CDS encoding AAA family ATPase: MVYINNNSALLKKIADNVENVIVGKRNAVELAIISLISNGHVLLEDVPGVGKTSLVSSLAKSISASFKRIQFTPDVLPSDITGFSIFNQKTGEFEFRPGTAMCQILLADEINRTSPKTQSSLLEIMEEHQVTVDGSTYKLPKPFMVLATQNPIEYIGTYPLPEAQMDRFFIKISLGYPQQGEEVYILSRFLEDNPLDTLEAVATSDDILQIQKDVKQVYIDKTLKNYVVDIVSMTRKHQYIALGASPRGSIAVCRAAQAWAYFNGRDFVIPEDIKKMLLPTLSHRLVLKQEAKLKKMSSSDILTSIIDKVYIPMVDNYEKK; the protein is encoded by the coding sequence ATGGTTTATATTAATAATAATTCTGCTCTATTGAAAAAAATTGCCGATAATGTTGAAAATGTTATTGTAGGAAAGAGAAATGCTGTTGAATTAGCAATAATTTCACTTATTAGTAATGGGCATGTTCTTTTAGAGGATGTTCCCGGTGTAGGTAAAACAAGCCTTGTTTCATCTCTCGCCAAATCTATTTCAGCATCATTTAAAAGAATTCAGTTTACCCCTGATGTTCTTCCTTCTGATATAACAGGCTTTTCAATATTTAATCAAAAAACAGGAGAATTTGAATTCAGGCCCGGAACTGCTATGTGTCAGATTCTTCTTGCCGATGAAATTAACAGAACCTCTCCCAAAACTCAGTCCAGTTTGTTGGAGATAATGGAAGAGCACCAAGTCACTGTTGACGGCTCTACATATAAACTTCCAAAACCGTTTATGGTTCTGGCAACCCAAAATCCCATTGAGTATATTGGTACATATCCTCTTCCTGAGGCACAGATGGACAGGTTTTTTATAAAAATATCCCTTGGCTACCCTCAGCAAGGTGAAGAAGTTTACATCTTATCAAGATTTTTGGAAGATAATCCATTGGATACTCTTGAAGCTGTTGCAACCAGCGACGATATTCTGCAAATTCAGAAAGATGTAAAACAGGTTTACATAGATAAAACCTTAAAAAATTATGTCGTTGATATTGTCAGTATGACAAGGAAGCATCAGTATATTGCACTTGGTGCAAGTCCGAGAGGTTCAATTGCAGTATGTCGTGCAGCACAGGCATGGGCATATTTCAACGGCAGAGATTTTGTTATCCCGGAGGATATAAAAAAGATGCTTTTGCCTACCCTTTCACACAGGCTTGTTTTAAAGCAGGAAGCCAAACTCAAAAAAATGTCTTCCTCAGATATACTAACTTCAATAATTGACAAGGTATACATACCTATGGTAGATAACTATGAGAAAAAGTAG